The Centroberyx gerrardi isolate f3 chromosome 7, fCenGer3.hap1.cur.20231027, whole genome shotgun sequence genome contains a region encoding:
- the pglyrp6 gene encoding peptidoglycan recognition protein 6 has translation MASHWKWSLALLVVWVSTCTEASSSLHMDDFIKAVKQVEDGNPGLEPVAVLRGLRRAAGLNDAFIQHFLGNANSSGPEMDAGLSDYIGRALRHSVTKDAREEGVVLTSDGTTVALRPLLLGIEAGFLSKARGRVRGLHQLTLARDLGLSFRHFRSSPLSQRLGPDGCWDNVTSPKVFTLSDDPSLVTTAQVNGGMDGVILGMEVSAQSRRPLKLSRLLTAYYCHQLGSEGLDAAPRLISPRRREKFRELVLPPLLARQVVRSIDLHRRLKGHPKMEVKEKKQLAAVVNEGIKEFVAEYMDCPPIIPRCMWGAEPYRGTPTLLSLPLSFMYIHHTSTPSQPCLTFEQCSADMRSMQRFHQDDRGWDDIGYSYVAGSDGYIYEGRGWHWRGAHTYGHNSKGYGVSFIGDYSSSLPSQHSMGLVRDHLASCAVGGGRLVANFTLQGHRQVVNTSCPGEALYSEIKGWEHFGEVTE, from the exons ATGGCAAGTCACTGGAAATGGAGCCTGGCCCTTCTTGTGGTCTGGGTCAGCACTTGCACGGAAG CTTCATCTTCCTTGCACATGGATGACTTTATTAAGGCAGTAAAGCAGGTGGAGGACGGGAACCCTGGGCTGGAGCCAGTAGCTGTGTTGAGGGGCCTGCGCAGGGCAGCTGGCCTAAATGATGCATTCATTCAGCACTTCCTTGGTAATGCCAACTCCAGTGGACCTGAAATGGACGCTGGTCTCTCAGATTACATTGGCAGGGCTCTGCGTCACAGTGTGACCAAAGATGCCAGAGAGGAAGGGGTGGTTCTCACTTCCGATGGCACCACTGTTGCTCTCAGACCCCTCCTCCTGGGCATTGAAGCTGGTTTCCTTTCCAAGGCTAGGGGGCGTGTCCGGGGTCTGCACCAGCTCACTCTGGCCAGAGACCTCGGCCTTTCTTTCAGGCACTTCCGCAGCTCTCCCCTCTCCCAGCGCCTGGGTCCCGACGGCTGCTGGGACAATGTCACCTCTCCTAAAGTCTTCACCCTCTCCGACGATCCCTCTCTGGTGACAACCGCTCAGGTCAATGGAGGCATGGATGGTGTGATTCTAGGGATGGAGGTCTCTGCTCAATCCAGACGTCCTCTGAAGCTCAGCAGGCTGCTGACGGCGTACTACTGCCACCAGCTGGGGAGTGAGGGACTGGACGCCGCTCCGCGCCTCATCAGCCCCCGGCGTAGGGAGAAGTTCAGGGAGCTggtcctccctcctctgctggcCAGACAGGTGGTCCGATCCATCGACCTGCACCGCAGACTGAAGGGGCATCCCAAGATGGAAgtgaaggagaagaagcagCTGGCGGCTGTGGTCAATGAGGGAATAAAAGAGTTTGTGGCCGAGTACATGG aTTGTCCACCCATTATACCCCGGTGCATGTGGGGTGCAGAGCCATACAGAGGAACTCCGACcctcctgtccctccctctctccttcatgtACATCCACCACACTTCTACACCAAGCCAGCCCTGTCTGACCTTCGAGCAGTGCTCTGCAGACATGCGGTCCATGCAGCGCTTCCACCAGGACGACAGAGGCTGGGACGACATAGGATACAG CTATGTTGCTGGCTCTGACGGCTACATCTATGAGGGGCGGGGTTGGCACTGGAGAGGAGCCCACACCTACGGACACAACTCCAAAGGCTACGGGGTTTCCTTCATTGGCGACTACTCCTCCAGTCTGCCTTCCCAGCATTCCATGGGGCTGGTGAGAGACCACCTGGCCTCCTGCGCTGTCGGCGGCGGGCGACTGGTGGCCAACTTCACTCTGCAGGGGCACAGACAGGTGGTCAACACTTCCTGTCCCGGGGAAGCTCTCTACAGTGAGATCAAAGGCTGGGAACACTTTGGG gaggTCACAGAATGA
- the LOC139926685 gene encoding trafficking protein particle complex subunit 5-like: protein MDTRFTRGKSNILERPLTRPKTEVSVSAFALLFSEMVQYCQSRVYSVSELQTRLADMGQSVGASMLDVLVLREKNGKRETKVLNILLFIKVNVWKALFGKEADKLEQANDDDKTYYIIEKEPLINAYISVPKENSTLNCAAFTAGIVEAILTHSGFPAKVTAHWHKGTTLMIKFDESVIARDKALDGR from the exons ATGGACACGCGGTTTACTCGAGGGAAATCCAACATCTTGGAGCGGCCTCTGACCCGACCCAAGACAGAAGTGAGCGTGAGCGCCTTCGCCCTGCTGTTCTCGGAGATGGTGCAGTACTGCCAGAGCCGGGTGTACTCTGTGTCCGAGCTGCAGACCCGCCTGGCGGACATGGGGCAGAGCGTGGGGGCCAGCATGTTGGACGTGCTGGTGCTGAGAGAGAAGAACGGCAAGAGGGAGACCAAAGTGCTGAACATACTGCTGTTCATCAAG GTTAACGTATGGAAGGCGCTGTTCGGGAAGGAGGCTGACAAGCTGGAGCAGGCCAACGATGACGACAAGACCTACTACATCATAGAGAAGGAGCCGCTCATCAACGCCTACATCTCCGTGCCCAAGGAGAACAGCACCCTGAACTGCGCCGCCTTCACTGCGGGCATCGTGGAGGCCATCCTCACACACAGCGGCTTCCCTGCCAAGGTCACCGCCCACTGGCACAAAGGCACCACGCTCATGATAAAGTTCGATGAGTCAGTGATAGCCAGGGACAAGGCTTTGGACGGCAGATAA
- the mcoln1b gene encoding mucolipin-1b isoform X1 — protein sequence MASSNYTCIQDSATEKDRLFSSVSSYGSQDLLGGGNPRPTGLVGSELRQQQEEEEEALRRKLKYFFMSPCDKYHAKGRKPFKLGLQLLKIIIVTVQLVLFGLSNQMVVTFKEENTASFKHLFLKDYQDDAPQAIHTQKELYSRIYYAIEQYLALPQTSLGRYAYVLGAGVNGTALSLCQRYYRKGSIDPVNDTFDIDPYVVTDCIGLDPPPYGSSPGNSDYKNFTLKFYKLINVTIDFQLKAINIQTIINNEIPDCYTFAITIVMDNKAHSGRVKISLQNLASIKECKDPNVSGHAESYAREFFDVLVAFVCLLSLLLCGRSILRGILLQHEYVQFFKHRLGRRVSWGDRMEFINGWYILLIVSDLFTIIGSFIKIGIESKNLSSYDVCGILLGTSTLLVWVGVIRYLSFFQKYNILIVTLRAAFPNVIRFCCCAAAIYMGYCFCGWIVLGPYHAKFRSLSMVSECLFSLINGDDMFVTFAEMEQSGTLVWIFSQVYLYTFISLFIYMVLSLFIALITGAYDTIMAQTQEQVRVTDLHAFIAECTDTPSSGKFRGPEGTSCSFLCCCDW from the exons ATGGCATCTTCAAATTACACTTGCATCCAGGACAGCGCCACAG AGAAAGACCGTCTGTTCTCCTCCGTGAGCAGCTATGGGTCCCAGGACCTTCTCGGAGGCGGGAACCCCCGTCCCACCGGCCTGGTGGGCTCCGAGCTCcgccagcagcaggaggaggaggaggaggccctgAGGAGGAAGCTCAAGTACTTCTTCATGAGCCCTTGTGACAAGTACCACGCCAAGGGCCGCAAGCCCTTCAAACTGGGCCTGCAGCTGCTCAAGATCATCATCGTGACTGTGCAG CTGGTGCTGTTCGGCCTGAGCAACCAGATGGTGGTGACGTTTAAAGAGGAGAATACGGCGTCGTTCAAACACCTTTTCCTCAAGGACTACCAGGACGACGCTCCGCAGGCCATCCACACCCAGAAGGAACTCTACAGCCGCATCTACTATGCCATCGAGCAG TACTTGGCTCTGCCGCAGACCTCACTGGGACGGTACGCGTACGTGTTAGGGGCCGGGGTAAACGGAAccgccctctccctctgccagaGGTACTACAGGAAGGGGAGCATCGACCCCGTCAACGACACGTTTGACATCGATCCCTATGTCGTCACCG ATTGCATTGGATTGGACCCGCCGCCCTACGGTTCCTCTCCGGGAAACAGCGACTACAAGAACTTCACTCTCAAGTTTTACAA GCTGATCAATGTAACCATCGACTTCCAGCTGAAAGCGATCAACATTCAGACCATTATAAACAATGAGATCCCCGACTGCTACACCTTCGCCATCACG ATCGTCATGGATAACAAGGCCCACAGCGGCAGAGTTAAGATCAGCCTGCAGAACCTGGCCTCTATAAAGGAGTGCAAAGACCCCAACGTGTCCGGACATG CGGAGAGCTATGCGCGGGAGTTCTTTGATGTGCTGGTGgcatttgtgtgtctgctttccctgctgctgtgtgggCGCTCCATCCTCAGAGGCATCCTCCTGCAACAT GAGTACGTGCAGTTCTTCAAACACAGGCTGGGCCGGCGTGTGAGCTGGGGAGACAGGATGGAGTTCATCAACGGCTGGTACATCCTGCTCATCGTCAGCGACCTGTTCACCATCATCGGCAGCTTCATCAAGATCGGCATAGAGTCCAAG AATTTGTCATCCTATGATGTGTGTGGGATCCTGCTGGGAACCTCCACTCTGCTGGTGTGGGTGGGAGTCATCCGCTACCTCAGCTTCTTCCAGAAATACAAT ATCCTGATTGTGACTCTGAGAGCCGCCTTTCCCAACGTTATCCGCTTCTGCTGCTGTGCGGCGGCCATTTACATGGGATATTGCTTCTGTGGATGGATTGTACTCGGGCCCTATCATgccaag TTCCGCTCCCTGTCCATGGTGTCGGAGTGCCTGTTCTCTCTGATCAACGGGGACGACATGTTCGTGACGTTCGCTGAGATGGAGCAGAGCGGCACGCTGGTGTGGATCTTCAGCCAGGTCTACCTCTACACCTTCATCTCCCTCTTCATCTACATGGTGCTGTCCCTCTTCATCGCGCTCATCACCGGAGCCTACGACACCATCATG GCCCAAACACAGGAGCAGGTCCGCGTCACAGACCTGCACGCCTTCATCGCAGAGTGCACAGACACGCCCAGCTCCGGCAAGTTCCGCGGGCCGGAGGGAACGTCCTgctccttcctctgctgctgcgactggtga
- the mcoln1b gene encoding mucolipin-1b isoform X2, with amino-acid sequence MASSNYTCIQDSATEKDRLFSSVSSYGSQDLLGGGNPRPTGLVGSELRQQQEEEEEALRRKLKYFFMSPCDKYHAKGRKPFKLGLQLLKIIIVTVQLVLFGLSNQMVVTFKEENTASFKHLFLKDYQDDAPQAIHTQKELYSRIYYAIEQYLALPQTSLGRYAYVLGAGVNGTALSLCQRYYRKGSIDPVNDTFDIDPYVVTDCIGLDPPPYGSSPGNSDYKNFTLKFYKLINVTIDFQLKAINIQTIINNEIPDCYTFAITIVMDNKAHSGRVKISLQNLASIKECKDPNVSGHAESYAREFFDVLVAFVCLLSLLLCGRSILRGILLQHEYVQFFKHRLGRRVSWGDRMEFINGWYILLIVSDLFTIIGSFIKIGIESKNLSSYDVCGILLGTSTLLVWVGVIRYLSFFQKYNILIVTLRAAFPNVIRFCCCAAAIYMGYCFCGWIVLGPYHAKFRSLSMVSECLFSLINGDDMFVTFAEMEQSGTLVWIFSQVYLYTFISLFIYMVLSLFIALITGAYDTIMAQTQEQVRVTDLHAFIAECTDTPSSGKFRGPEGTSCSFLCCCD; translated from the exons ATGGCATCTTCAAATTACACTTGCATCCAGGACAGCGCCACAG AGAAAGACCGTCTGTTCTCCTCCGTGAGCAGCTATGGGTCCCAGGACCTTCTCGGAGGCGGGAACCCCCGTCCCACCGGCCTGGTGGGCTCCGAGCTCcgccagcagcaggaggaggaggaggaggccctgAGGAGGAAGCTCAAGTACTTCTTCATGAGCCCTTGTGACAAGTACCACGCCAAGGGCCGCAAGCCCTTCAAACTGGGCCTGCAGCTGCTCAAGATCATCATCGTGACTGTGCAG CTGGTGCTGTTCGGCCTGAGCAACCAGATGGTGGTGACGTTTAAAGAGGAGAATACGGCGTCGTTCAAACACCTTTTCCTCAAGGACTACCAGGACGACGCTCCGCAGGCCATCCACACCCAGAAGGAACTCTACAGCCGCATCTACTATGCCATCGAGCAG TACTTGGCTCTGCCGCAGACCTCACTGGGACGGTACGCGTACGTGTTAGGGGCCGGGGTAAACGGAAccgccctctccctctgccagaGGTACTACAGGAAGGGGAGCATCGACCCCGTCAACGACACGTTTGACATCGATCCCTATGTCGTCACCG ATTGCATTGGATTGGACCCGCCGCCCTACGGTTCCTCTCCGGGAAACAGCGACTACAAGAACTTCACTCTCAAGTTTTACAA GCTGATCAATGTAACCATCGACTTCCAGCTGAAAGCGATCAACATTCAGACCATTATAAACAATGAGATCCCCGACTGCTACACCTTCGCCATCACG ATCGTCATGGATAACAAGGCCCACAGCGGCAGAGTTAAGATCAGCCTGCAGAACCTGGCCTCTATAAAGGAGTGCAAAGACCCCAACGTGTCCGGACATG CGGAGAGCTATGCGCGGGAGTTCTTTGATGTGCTGGTGgcatttgtgtgtctgctttccctgctgctgtgtgggCGCTCCATCCTCAGAGGCATCCTCCTGCAACAT GAGTACGTGCAGTTCTTCAAACACAGGCTGGGCCGGCGTGTGAGCTGGGGAGACAGGATGGAGTTCATCAACGGCTGGTACATCCTGCTCATCGTCAGCGACCTGTTCACCATCATCGGCAGCTTCATCAAGATCGGCATAGAGTCCAAG AATTTGTCATCCTATGATGTGTGTGGGATCCTGCTGGGAACCTCCACTCTGCTGGTGTGGGTGGGAGTCATCCGCTACCTCAGCTTCTTCCAGAAATACAAT ATCCTGATTGTGACTCTGAGAGCCGCCTTTCCCAACGTTATCCGCTTCTGCTGCTGTGCGGCGGCCATTTACATGGGATATTGCTTCTGTGGATGGATTGTACTCGGGCCCTATCATgccaag TTCCGCTCCCTGTCCATGGTGTCGGAGTGCCTGTTCTCTCTGATCAACGGGGACGACATGTTCGTGACGTTCGCTGAGATGGAGCAGAGCGGCACGCTGGTGTGGATCTTCAGCCAGGTCTACCTCTACACCTTCATCTCCCTCTTCATCTACATGGTGCTGTCCCTCTTCATCGCGCTCATCACCGGAGCCTACGACACCATCATG GCCCAAACACAGGAGCAGGTCCGCGTCACAGACCTGCACGCCTTCATCGCAGAGTGCACAGACACGCCCAGCTCCGGCAAGTTCCGCGGGCCGGAGGGAACGTCCTgctccttcctctgctgctgcgactg A